A window of the Leishmania mexicana MHOM/GT/2001/U1103 complete genome, chromosome 1 genome harbors these coding sequences:
- a CDS encoding metallo-peptidase, Clan ME, Family M16, with protein sequence MLRRTGAAAATAALPHNMTMKDPLCQRVLGRCTPVVYSSLPNGFRVATEYVKDCPFATVGVWIDAGSRFEDIRNSGVAHFLEHMNFKGTDRYSKNDVENIFEHRGAHFNAYTSRDRTAYYVKAFTKDVDKMIDVVSDLLQRGRYRRHDIEAERPTILAEMREVEELVDEVLMDNVHQAAYDPTTSGLPLTILGPVENIAKNINKSMIEDYVRVHYTGPRMCLVSSGGISPDAAHALAEKYFSGLSSTNNRPLLRGVYKGGHTILWNEGMATANTAVAFPICGASHPDSYPLQLIHNVIGQFREGQYDQFSSQRRNPNLPWERVPNLVQLRPFYTPYEETALLGYHIVTARMATSDVARDDAQTLMLNYVLSSLYDLCATKVEDSLLEAAKAEFKSSVMMMRDSTTNSAEDLGRQMIHFGHRVPLQEVFERVDAVTPESLRAAAEKYFAVVQPTVSCIGASSTLPKYDPLSLVSNVVHPQLTPAQFPEDARACLL encoded by the coding sequence ATGCTGCGGCGAaccggcgccgcggcggcaacggcggcgctgccgcacaacATGACGATGAAGGACCCGCTCTGTCAGCGGGTGCTGGGCCGCTGCACCCCCGTCGTCTACTCCTCACTGCCGAACGGCTTCCGGGTGGCGACGGAGTACGTGAAGGACTGCCCCTTTGCCACCGTCGGCGTGTGGAtcgacgccggcagccgctTCGAGGATATCCGCAACAGCGGCGTGGCACACTTCCTGGAGCACATGAACTTCAAGGGCACCGACCGGTACTCGAAGAACGACGTCGAGAACATCTtcgagcaccgcggcgcgcacTTCAACGCGTACACCTCGCGCGACCGTACCGCCTACTACGTGAAGGCGTTCACAAAGGATGTGGACAAGATGATCGACGTCGTGTCggacctcctccagcgtggCCGCTACCGCCGGCACGACatcgaggcggagcggccaACGATCTTGGCGGAGATGCGCGAGGTGGAGGAACTCGTGGATGAGGTGCTCATGGACAATGTGCACCAAGCCGCCTACGACCCGACGACGAGTGGGCTGCCGCTCACAATCCTCGGACCGGTCGAGAACATCGCCAAGAACATCAACAAGTCCATGATCGAGGACTACGTGCGGGTGCACTACACAGGGCCACGCATGTGCCTCGTGTCGTCTGGCGGCATCTCGCCCgatgcggcgcacgcgctggcggAAAAATACTTTAGTGGCCTGTCCTCCACGAACAACCGCCCGCTCCTGCGCGGTGTGTACAAGGGTGGCCACACGATTCTGTGGAACGAGGGCATGGCGACAGCGAACACGGCCGTGGCCTTCCCGATCTGCGGCGCCTCGCACCCGGACAGCTacccgctgcagctgataCACAACGTCATTGGGCAGTTTCGCGAAGGGCAGTACGACCAGTTCAGCTCCCAGCGCCGAAACCCGAACCTGCCGTGGGAGCGGGTGCCGAACCTGGTCCAGCTGCGCCCCTTCTACACGCCCTACgaggagacggcgctgctcggctATCACATTGTGACGGCCCGCATGGCGACGAGCGACGTTGCCCGCGACGACGCGCAGACACTGATGCTGAACTACGTCCTCAGCTCGCTCTACGACCTGTGTGCCACCAAGGTTGAAGACTccctgctggaggcggccaAGGCGGAGTTCAAGTCGTCCGTCATGATGATGCGGGACAGCACGACGAACAGCGCCGAAGACCTCGGGCGGCAGATGATACACTTTGGCCAccgcgtgccgctgcaggaggtgTTTGAGCGGGTCGACGCCGTCACGCCCGAgtccctgcgcgccgcggcggagaaGTACTTTGCCGTCGTCCAACCCACCGTCTCCTGCATCGGCGCGAGCAGCACGTTGCCCAAGTACGACCCCCTCTCGCTCGTGTCGAATGTGGTGCACCCGCAGCTGACGCCGGCGCAGTTCCCGGaggacgcgcgcgcgtgtctgctgTGA
- a CDS encoding putative ubiquitin activating enzyme: protein MSSRSPSRLAVTQASDALATLTSPSAQFATADFDPVLKDWSFVKVLVVGAGGIGCELLHLLAVSGFAHLTVVDMDFAELSNMSRQFLFTHSDIGKAKSTTAAAAVQARCPGVSVTAVVGRLEDQPDDFYRSFDAVLLAVDSIPARRWINRKVAEIATRVVIPAPASTSPPAAWATAPAVVYRVGDYVMEDAKLIIDTGTEGFEGHCRVIHMAHNRTPCIECEMYLYNNGATRATVPLCTLESVPRAPEHCVLYVQLKEWPEHHRHQRRRRSQGGDGDGAVAGGECEKDSDRDEPLDPDNAEHVRWVAERARARQAAFGIGGAPIDDLFTVGVIKNIVPAVGFTNAYVAGQAVTELMKWLTGCAPGLNNYAFYNGATEAGVYTNVEPCRGAPMHGSGDVAGRCLVCEPRPVVAVDASAVSAVAFRDGVIELLAPDATAAALLRRGIVSLVFQSASRLVEVPLPSAAKEARAVTHESIASMLCAAGHEEFVKQWRDGAHMATVECFGAADNARVSALVQWRGPPVRA, encoded by the coding sequence ATGTCGTCACGATCGCCGTCGCGGCTGGCCGTCACGCAGGCAAGCGACGCACTGGCGACGCTAACCAGCCCGTCCGCCCAgttcgccaccgccgactTCGACCCTGTGTTGAAGGATTGGTCCTTTGTGAAGGTGCTGGTcgtcggcgctggcggcatcGGCTGCGAGCTGCTACACCTCCTCGCCGTAAGCGGCTTCGCGcacctcaccgtcgtcgacATGGATTTCGCTGAGCTGTCGAACATGAGTCGCCAATTTCTTTTCACGCACAGCGACATCGGCAAGGCGAAGAgcaccacggcagcggcggcggtgcaggcgcgGTGCCCTGGCGTGTCCGTCACGGCAGTCGTCGGCCGTCTCGAGGATCAACCGGACGACTTCTACCGCAGCTtcgacgcggtgctgctcgccgtcGACTCGATTCCGGCTCGGCGCTGGATCAACCGCAAAGTCGCCGAAATCGCCACGCGCGTCGTCATCCCTGCCCCTGCGTCCACGTCACCGCCCGCAGCATGGGCGACAGCACCGGCTGTTGTGTACCGCGTCGGCGACTACGTGATGGAAGACGCCAAGCTGATCATCGACACCGGCACGGAGGGCTTCGAAGGGCACTGCCGAGTCATTCACATGGCCCACAACCGCACCCCATGTATCGAGTGCGAGATGTACCTCTACAACAACGGCGCCACGCGGGCaacggtgccgctgtgcacCCTTGAATCggtgccgcgcgcgccggaGCACTGCGTTCTCTACGTGCAGCTGAAGGAGTGGCCAGAGCATCACCgccatcagcggcggcgtcgcagccaaggcggtgatggcgacggcgccgtcgctggtgGCGAGTGCGAGAAGGACAGCGACAGGGACGAGCCACTGGACCCCGACAACGCCGAGCACGTGCGCTGGGTCGCGGAACGCGCACGAGCGCGCCAGGCCGCGttcggcatcggcggcgcTCCGATCGACGACTTGTTCACGGTCGGGGTGATCAAGAACATTGTGCCCGCCGTCGGCTTCACCAACGCATACGTGGCGGGGCAGGCCGTGACGGAGCTCATGAAGTGGTTGACGGGGTGTGCGCCAGGGTTGAACAACTACGCCTTCTACAACGGTGCCACCGAGGCGGGTGTGTACACGAACGTCGAGCCGTGTCGCGGCGCCCCGatgcacggcagcggcgacgtggcgGGTCGCTGTCTGGTCTGCGAGCCGCGTCCCGTCGTCGCGGTCGACGCGAGTGCCGTCAGCGCTGTCGCGTTCCGTGATGGGGTCATTGAACTGCTCGCGCCCGatgccaccgcggcggcgctgctgcgcagagGCATCGTTTCACTGGTCTTCCAGTCGGCGTCGAGGCTCGTGGAGGTGCCACTGCCGAGCGCCGCCAAGGAAGCGAGAGCGGTGACGCACGAGAGCATCGCCAGCAtgctctgcgccgccggccACGAGGAATTTGTGAAGCAGTGGAGGGATGGTGCGCACATGGCCACGGTGGAGTGCTTCGGCGCAGCCGACAACGCACGCgtgtcggcgctggtgcagtGGCGAGGCCCGCCTGTGCGGGCGTAA